In the genome of Abyssalbus ytuae, the window AAAGAAAAAGGGTTGATATAAAGAATGTGAATCCTTTTGATGAAGAATATAATGCATTGGACACTTTGCCTAAAAAAGAAAGGAAAAGGTTGAGAAAACAAATGAGAAAAGAAGGATTTAAAACCAATGATTCCATTAAAAATCCTTTTGATCTGGATGAGACTGATGAAGAAGAAAATCTTACAAAAGCTGAAAAGAAACAAAAAAGGAAACAGGAAATTGAAGAAAGAAAACAAATTCTGGATAGCTTAAACCAGGCTTTTGAAGAGAAAAGAGAAATTCAAACACAGGAAATATTAGAAAGAGAAGAAGAAACAGGTGGTTTCTTTGAAGATGTCGATGAAAGTAAGCTCTCTAAAAAACAATTAAAAGAATTAAGAAAAGCACGTAAGGAAAGGGCAAAACAAGAAGAAAGAGCTTTAAAAGAAGAAGCCCGGAGGATAAAGCAAGAAGAAAAAGAATTGCTGGAATTACAAAAAGAAGAGGAAGAAAGACTTATGAGAGAACAGGAAGTTGAAGACCAGTTCTTTGATGATGTAAAAGAAGATAAACCAAAGAAAAAGAAGAAAAAGAAAAAGAAAAAAGAATCTGAACAAGACCCCATAGAAGAATTTTAAACAAAAAAGAACCTTTCACATTAATGATTGAAATTAAAGAAGTTATTTCTAAAAGAGAGTTTGAAAAATTTGTAAAATTTCCATTTAAAATTTATAAAGATTCAAAATATTGGGTACCCCCGATAATTAAAGATGAAATTGAATCATTAGACAAAACAAAAAATCCTGCTTTTAATACCGCCGAGGTAAAGTTTTACCTCGCCTATAAAAATAATACTATTGTTGGGAGAGTAGCAGCCATTATAAACTGGGATGAAGTAAAGACCCAACAAAAAAGCAAAGTAAGGTTTGGTTGGTTTGATTTTATAGATGACATTGAAGTATCAAAAGCACTTCTTAATAAAGTGTTTGAATTTGGAAAGGAGCATAATCTTGAATATGCCGAAGGCCCCATGGGCTTTTCCAATTTAGATAAAGTAGGGGTGTTAATTGAGGGTTTTGATCATATTGGCACTATGATAACATGGTATAACCACCCTTATTATAAAGATCACCTGGAAAAACTGGGCTTTGTGGTCGAAAAACAATACCTGGAGCATAAATTTCCTTTTAGTAATGTGAACCCTGAATTTTTTCAAAAAGCACAGGCTTTAATAAAAAAGAGGTATAACCTGAAAGAAATAAACTTTACCAAAACCAGTGAAGTTATGCCTTATGCCGATAGAATGTTTGACCTTTTTAACCAAAGCTATTCAAAATTAGCGTCATTTACCGCAATCACCGAGGCACAAAAGGCATACTTTAAAAAGAAGTACATCAGTTTTATTAATCCTGAATATATTAAATATATAGAAGACAAAAATAATAACCTCATAGCGTTTGGAATAGTGATGCCTTCTTACTCAGAAGCTCTCCAAAAAGCAAAAGGTAAATTGTGGCCGTTTGGAATATTCCATTTATTAAAAGCCAGAAAACATAGTAAAAATGCTATTTTTTATCTAATTGGCATACATCCTGATTATCAAAATAAAGGAATTACCGCTATTCTTTTTAATGAATATTATAAAGCAATGGCTCCTAAAGGTATTAAAGAATGTATAAGAACCCCGGAGCTAATTGAAAATACGGCCATACAAAACATGTGGAAACATTTTAACCCCGTTGTTTATAAACGTAGAAATACTTATAAAAAGCCGTTAACTAAAGGTTTGTAAAAGCTGGAACTTTATATATAAAAGAAACTCTCTAATGAATTGTGTTTCATTAGAGAGTTTCTTTTTTCTAATATTTTGCTGATTTGCCTTTGCTTAAAGTTGAGTTAATAAAATCTCTTAAATGGTCATTAGCCGCTTTTAAATCTTCATTTCTTAAATACATCATATGGCCACTCCGGTAACCTTCAAATCTTAGCCTGTCTTTCATCTTTCCTGAAGGGTCTAATTGCCACATAGTGTATTTAGCATTAAAATAGGTGGTAGCCCCATCATAATACCCCGATTGAAACATCACATTCAAATAAGGGTTTTGCGCCATAGCCTGCCTTAAATTATCACGTGTATTATCATTTTCCTGGTTCCAGGGGTGAACATTCCCAAACATATTATATTTAATATCGGTTTTAAATTTTAATTCTTCCTGTAAATAGTAATTTATGGCAGGAGTAAACGAATGAAGCCAGGAGGTTAATTCCGAGTTATAATCAGGAGAATCGCCGGCCTCCTTCTTATCTATTCCTAAATAACGGGAATCAAGCCTTCCTACCGTAAATCCTTTGTCTCTTAAAAGTTCTTTCCAGAAAAAAGAAGTAGGAACCACGAGGTTGTTTTGTAATATTGCTTTTTCAGACAAACCGGAATAAACAGCCATTTGCTTTGCAACCGCTTTTTTTTCGGTATCCGTTATAAAACCTCCTTTAACCAGGGCAGGTATTAATGTATTTATTGTGTATTGTTCTACTTCTGGCAATATTTCAAGTAAATCTTTTTGTTGTAAAGATGCACTTAGTGCTTTTTGGTGCCATGCGGCCGCAGTAAAATAGGGTAGGGTAAGAGCGGCAGAAACCGGGTTATCCTTTCTTAACACTTTATAATCAGCAGGCGATACCATAATAACCCCGTTAAGATACATCCATTGCCTGTTTTGTAACTCTAATGATAACCCTGCTACACGAGTACCACCGTAACTTTCGCCAATAATATATTTGGGAGACCTCCAGCGGTTGTTTCTCGTTACAAAAGTAGTAATCCAGTCGGCCAGGTATTTTATATCGGCATTTATACCAAAGAACTTTTCCCTTTCAGGATATTTTCCTTCTTTATTGGCAATCATCCTCGAATAACCTGTATTTACAGGATTTACATAAACAATATCGGCAATATCCAGTATAGAATAAGGGTTTTCCTTTATACCATAAGGTTGAACAGGGTACCCTTCATCATCAATATTCAATACCCTGGGCCCTGTGTAGGCAAGGTGCATCCAAACCGAAGCCGACCCCGGCCCGCCGTTAAATGAAATTATTAAAGGCCTTGAAGAATTATCAGCAATATCACTGCGGTAATAATAAGTATTAAATAAAGTAGCTATAGGGTTTCCGTCTTCATCCCACACAGGAATGGTGCCCGTAACTGCCTTATAAGGTATTTTTTTTCCGTTAATAGTTACCTGGTGTGAGGTGGTTACCAGGGTGTCAATCGGGATCTTTCTTTCCTGTGAATATAAAAAGGCACAAAAAAAAAGGAGAGTTAACGTAATTGTTTTTTTCATAAATAAAAGGTTGAGTCTTTAATTAAAGATTTAAATGTACTAATTTTTATCTTATAACCCTTTGGTGAAGCAGGCCCACCGATGTTTTGATTCTGAATTAGTAAGTTTTAGCGAGTCAGACAGCCCGTTCCCCGAAGTTTCCCGACTTCCGGGGAAAACAACAAAAATATATAGCATATGGCCGGGCCCCGACAACTATAGGGATTGCGCAGTTCCAAACCATCAAGCACCAAATTCCAATCAACAAATCAACAAATTTAAGTTGGACGCACAAACAAATTCTGCATTCATAACCCATACCAAAAATCCGTAAATTGCTCTCCCTAAACATCTATAAATCCTACATAAAAAATCAATAAATATAACTAGTTACTACTCATATCTTCCCGCTTATTTCTTCAAACCACCCTTTTATTACTTTTCATGAATAAGTTAAGCATAGCCTGCTGTAAATTAGCACCGGTAATTAAATTAATTATAAACTTTTAAAAAGTTACACAATGATATTCGTTGACCTTTTTTTAATAGCGGGAATTATGATCTATCTAAGACATAGAGGAAAAGTGAATGCCGCACAACAGGAAGAATACCTCAACCAATTAAAAGAAATTATTAAAGGGTTGAAGGAAGAAATTAAAATCTTAAGGGAGGAAATTAGAATCCTAAAAGAGGAAATAGAAAAAGAAAAAGAAGAAAGGGAGAAGTTTCTAAGTAAAATGAATGAAGTCTTTGAAAAGATTGAGCACGATTTGGAAAAACAAAAACAAGAAGAAGAATCCGCAGTAAAAAAGTTGAAAAAAGCACCCGGTTCAACGGTGAGTGATAATGACAGCGAATCCGATTTAACGGTAAGTGATAATGAAAGCGAACCGGAACAAAACTACTGGTTAGGCATTCTTAATCAGTTGGAAACACGGGATCCGCAAGAATCCTTGCTACAAACATCTTTGGATAAGGAGAAACAAGACAGACTTACATCCTTATTAATAAAAACACTACACTCAATAGGGGTTCCCGTTGAAAAAACCCAACAAGAAACTAATAATCTGTCGTCAGTAGAGAAACAAGAACCCAACCCTGGCAAAAACGGGGAAGTTGGAAAAAATGGGTCGGAACATCCAGACCCTAAAACTGGAAAAGATTTGAATAGAATGAAACATACTCAAGGGAAACGTAAAGATAGTTCTGCCACTCATGCCACCAAAGGCAGTAACGATGGTAAAAGGCCTGACATTAATAACAACAACAGTAGTAGACGTCCCAGTCTCAGAAAACAACAGCCATAATAATGATCACAATTTTTTAAAGTTAAAATTTGTTAAACTATTAAATTGTATAATATGTGGGAATATTGGGATACTAAAATGGACGAAGATGATTATTTTCGTGCAGCAGTACATTGCTACTGCTATTATAAAACAATTTTTGAACACGACAACGCCACATATGAGGAATATCTTCGAACAAGAGGGGAAGCATTAGAGGACAACAAAAAAATGGAACGCCTGGAAGTAATAGTTAAAGAGGTAAAAAAAGATAGGCCTCTTACAAGTATAGACGATGTTGATGGTATACATAATAGATTAAAAACAATAAATGCGATGATCCGGGTCATGAACCCTTTCCCCCCGGGGGAAAACCCAGATTTGGATGAACGAAAAAAAAAACTAGATGAAGGATACTTAGTAGAAACTACAGATGATATTAAGAAAAAATCCGTACAGAAACTAATAAACGAAAATGAGAGACTAAAACAGGAGAATGAGGAACTAAAACGCCAGCAGGAAAGTATAGTTTACGCAGAAAAGGTTCCGGAACATACAACATTCGCATCCGCTAGATCATCAAGTTTATTTAATGGGTTTACTAAAGTTACCGCTTCCAGGAATAGTAACATCCCATCCTCCCCCTCAGACAACACAGGGATAGATCGTCGTCGCTCTTCTTTGAGACCGGGCATAACAACAGCTAATAATTTTTAATAGCACACTCCCGCCAGCCTCCGGGTTGGTGGGATTTGTTCTTGGGTCTCTCCAAAGGTTAAGAATAAAAAAGTAAAAAAGTTATGTATTAACAATATACAGGGTTTTTCTTCTAAACTTTCGAAAGCCTTGAAAAATTCGAAAATTCATAAGCACTTAAAAAGTAGGTGTGCATGAATAAAATTTAGGAAAAATCATGTAACTATGTCCGCTTTAGGGCAAAAATTTAAAAGCACACTCCCGCTAACCCGGATACAGAGTGTGCTTTTTTATTTGTAGGTGAAGAAATTTTAAAACTTATAGGAATAGATGTTAATTCTTTTGCAGTGGCCGGTGCCCTGGTTATTTTTTCCTGGCTATTGAAATGATTTTAGGAATTACACTATATCGCGATAATGCGCCGTAAACAGCCTTGATTGTACCTATTGCTTTTCCTTTGATAGCGGGTCTTAGTAAGTATATACACCCTGGTTTGCTTCGCAAATCTTTCCCTTTCCAAGAGGGGAGCCGGGATATTTTGCAATAGAGCAGGAAAGGAATGACAAGCAGGCTTCTAATACCATTTTTGATTTGAATTGAGAAAATTCAAGTTGAAAACGGTATAAGGTTTCTTTTGGGCACACGCCAACTGAGATCAGACAGCCTAATGTCTTGGAGTCAGACAGCATAGTGTCCGGAGGTCAGACAGCATAGTGTCCGGAGGTCAGACAGCATAGTGTCTGGAGGTCAGACAGCCTAATGACTAGAGGTTAGTCAGCCTAATAACTAGAGGTTAGTCACCCTAATGACTAGAAGTTAGTCACCCTAATGACTAGAGGTTAGTCACCCTAATGACTAGAGGTTAGTCACCCTAATGACTAGAGGTTAGTCATCCTAATGACTAGAGGTTAGTCACCCTAATGACTAGAGGTTAGTCACCCTAATGACTAGAGGTTAGTCACCCTAATGACTAGAGGTTAGTCACCCTAATGACTAGAGGTTAGTCATCCTAATGACTAGAGGTTAATCTGCATAGTCATCAGGATTTCTTAGAGGAGTGCAGCTATCCATAGTACACTTGTAGTACTAAATATTGGGATTTCTTTACTTTTATTTAAACTCATTCCAATTATTAACGTTACAATCACATATTAACCTTAACTTAAAGATTAGTTAAATTAACCACAATAAGCAATTAACAAGCTTGTCATATAACCACAATATTTTTAGGCAACTTAAAACTAAATCCAAAAAAATTAAAACTGATGACAAGTTTAAACAAGCAAATTTTTAAAATTTTAGTATTCGCCTTTATGGGGATATTTATTTACAGTTGTAATCCTGAAGATGGTAAAGACGGACGTGACGGGGTAGATGGAGTAGATGGACAAAATGGTGAAGACGGAGAAGATTTTACTCCGGAAGCAACCATGTTTGAAAATAAATCTGATGTAGAGCCTCTTGTGGCTGTTTTTCCGCAGTTTAATTATGTGAAGGCATTTTCACTTATTAGTTCTCCCGATGTAATAGGAGGAAACTTCCAATTGGCCGGCTCGGCTGATGGTGCAGGCTTTCTTAACGATGGTGATGGCTATATGTATGTGGTAAATTGTGAAGACAGTTACGCAGTGGCAAGAATCCGGTTTGACGAACACCTGAACCCTGTTTCCGGAGATTATTTACTCGATTCCGGAGTGTCCGATTTTGCACGCCAGTGCTCGGGCACCATGTGGGAAGCCGCTATTCACGGAGGAAGTTCTGATTTATTCCTTTCGGCTTCAGAATCTATAAATTATGATGTTAAGGGTATAGACCCCTGGGTAGAAACCCCTACGCCTCAAGCCGATTTTGGCCTGGATGCCCTGGGTGAATTTTCATGGGAAAATGCAGTTCCGTTACCTAAAGATGCTTACTCCGGTAAAACAGTTATAGTAGGAGGCGATGATGATTCAAGTGGTTCGGAAGGGCAGGTAGTTCTTTACTATTCTGAAAACGCCGACGATGATTTAACAAACGGAAAAATATATGTATTAAGAACCAAACAAATTTCTGATGGGGCAGGTGGGGTAACTGCTGCTGTTGCCAATACCATATATAATGAGTCTGATTTTGATTTTGGGGCAACCTATGAGGTAGAGTTTGTTGAAATTACTAACGGCGCCTCATTAACTAAAAATGAAATGGAAACGGCTTGTACCGATGTATTTTCTACTCAATTTATGAGAGTTGAAGATGTAGATTACCAAAAAGGTTCTGATGCAAACGGAAGAAATGTATATTTTGCAGTAACAGGAAGAGGCCCCGGACAAGGTACTTATAATGATTGGGGTACGGTATACAAGTTGGAACTGGATGCCGATTCTCCCCTTACAGGTAAGCTTACTCAAATTGTGAGTGGTAATACCGATACCAATAATATGGATGGAAACCTTCCTTCTTTACAAAGCCCTGATAACATTTGTGTAACAGAAAACTTTATTTATATTCAGGAAGATCCTAACTCATTCAGCCGTAATCATGCTTCTTACATTTACCAAACCAATTTAAACGGAAATAATCCTCAGCCTGTTTTAGAACTTGTCATAAGACAGGATCTTGACCCGGAATTCAGTACAGGATATAGCGGAGAGTTTGGTTCTTTAATAGATGTATCTGATAAAGTAGGGGTTTCCGGTACTTTTATCCTGGCTCTGCAGCCTCACTATTGGGAAAGTGATGACTTTATGAATCTTGATGGCCATACCAATGCTAGTTTGGAAGACGACCAGGCATCACAAATAGTATTATTGAAAGGGTTACCCAGATAATTTTAATTTGTTAATTATAATTTTTACAAAAACCTCCATGAAGTTTCATGGTGGTTTTTGTATTTAAAAAATTCTATTAATGAAAAACATTTTTTATACAATTGTTGTCATACTATTTATTACTTCCTGTAAAAATGAGGAGAAGCAACCTCAAAAAAGGCTTCAGCCCGACTGGAAAACAGCTCAAACTTATTACTTAACACATATCGAGAATACCATTAAAACTCTTGACAGCCTTGAAAAAACAGGGATCAGCAGTAATAATGCCAAAACGGTATTTTCAAAATTAAGGGAAGAGTTTAAAAAAGCCGAACCTTATGCATCTTATTTAAATCCGGAAGTAGGGCATAGGGTAAACGGCCCTGCACTACCCGTTTTTAAAGATGACAATCAAAAAATACTGCATCCGGTGGGACTCCAAAAACTGGAAGAAAGTATTTACGAAGGAGAAGTGGCCAATGAAGAGTTTCTATATGAAATTAAAATTACACGTGGAATGCTTAATGTCCTTAAAAACGATATTATTAAGAGGGAACTGAATGCCGAAAGATTTTTTGTCTCCGTTCATCAACAGCTTTTACGCATCGTAAGTTTTTCTATAAGCGGTTTCGATACCCCCGTTAGCCATTTAGGTATTAATGAAGCTGCCATTTCTTTAAAAAGTTTATTGCAGGTATATAATTTAAGTATTGCAGCGATTATAAAATCTACAAATACGGCTTTAGATATTGATTTTAACAAGAAAATTGAAAGCGCAGTATCATTTGTTGAGAAAAATAAAGATTATGAAGATTTTGACAGGTATACTTTTATCAGGGAATACGTAAATCCAATCATGGCAACCTGGATAAACATCAGGAAAGAAAGTAACTTATGGGAGGGTTCAGATAAATTTCCTTTTAATTTTGATGCCCCTACCTTTTTTGAAAACGACTCCTTTAACCCGAATTATTTTATTCCTGCCATTAACCGAAACCCTTCAAAAAAGCAGATAGCCTTAGGTGAAAAATTATTTTTTGAACCCGGACTCTCTCAAAACGGAAAAATGGCATGTGCTACCTGTCACATACCTGAAAAAGCCTATGCTGACGGACTGAAGGTAAATAATGATAATCAGGATAACCCGTTAAAAAGAAACACACCAACCTTGTTGAATGTGGTATATCAGCAAAGCTTTTTTCTGGACGGAAGATCGGAGACCATTTTAGACCAGGTTTCATCAGTATTTACTAACAAAGATGAATTTAATTCGGCTGTACACAAGTTTTCTGATAAAATACTTAACGATACCACTTATATTTACCTTTTTGAAGAAGCTTATGGAAAAGTTCCTACCCGCAACACAGAAGTTATTAAGGCAATTTCTTCCTACATTTCTACTTTAAACTCCTTTAATTCCAGGTTTGATAAAAACATGAGAGGAGAAGAAAATACTTTTACCGACCAGGAAAAACTCGGCTTTAATTTATTTATGGGAAAAGCGCTGTGCGCAACCTGCCATTTTCTTCCTTTAACCAACGGAACCGTACCACCCTTTTACAAAGAAACAGAAAAAGAAGTAATAGGAGTACCCGGTACGGCAGATAATAAAGAATTAGATGACGATTTGGGCTTTTACTGGAAATATGAGGAGGAGCTCCATAAAGGGATGTTTAAAACCCCCACCATAAGAAATGCCCAATTAACCGCTCCTTATATGCATAACGGAGTATACAGTACCTTGGAAGAGGTGATAAATTTTTACAATTTAGGTGGTGGCGGAGGTTTAGGTTTTGATCTGGAATATCAAACCCTGCCTTTTGATAATTTAGAGCTCACCGAAGATGAACAAAATGCTATTGTGGCCTTTATAAAAACTCTCTCTGATGATAGAGTAGCCGGTTATTAATAAATTACAGTACTAGAATTTCTCAAAGGCACCCAGGCCAAAAAGAGCAAAATCGTATTTAACCGGGTCAACGTGGTCCATTATCCGTAACTCATTGTCCAGCTCGGCCAGGGCTTTAGCATCATTTTGTTTTCTTTTCAGCAGGCCAAGTTTACGGGCAATATTGCCTGTATGTACATCTAAAGGACAAGATAATTGTGAAGGGTAGATTTTTTCCCAAATCCCAAAATCCACACCTGCGTTGTCTTTGCGTACCATCCACCGTAAAAACATATTAATACGTTTTGCCGAGGAACCTTTTGAAGGATCAGAGATATGTTTTAAGGTCCTTTTCAAATGAGGCGTCTCGAAAAATATTTGTTTGAATTGGGTTATTGAAGGTTGTAAAGAGTTTTTTTCTGCATGTTCGGCAAAGATATTTTCCAGCCCGTTATAATGTATATAGATGTGTTGTAAACTCTTTATAAACTGAATAAAGTCATGACCGTTAAAAGTACGGTGAACAAATTTTTCTAAGGGCATTAAATCTTTTTCGCTATGGTTTAAAACAAAGTCATAAGGAGAATTGTCCATAAAGGCCATCATTCTTTTTGCATTGGTAATAATACTTTTTCGATTACCCCAGGCAATGGTGGCACTTAAAAAGGCAGAAATTTCAATATCTTCTTTTAAACTGAAAGAATGTGGTATTTGAATGGGGTCGGTTTCAATAAAACGGAAATGATTGTATTCTGTCACCTTTTCATCCAAAAACTCTTTCAGGTCAGATTTTTTTAAATATGTGGTATTCACTGTATAAATTTAGCAGGGGATATTTCTCAGATTATTTTTCCATCTATCATAGTTAATTTCCTGTCTGCCATATCGGCCAGTTCTTCATTGTGTGTCACAATCACAAAGGTTTGACCGAATTTGTCCCGCAATTCAAAAAATAATTTATGTAGTTTATCGGCACTTTCCGAGTCTAAATTGCCACTGGGTTCATCAGCAAAAACCACCGATGGATTATTTATTAAGGCCCTTGCCACCGCAACTCTTTGCTGTTCTCCTCCCGAAAGCTCGTTCGGTTTATGGTCATATCTGTGCGATAATCCTAAAAAATCCAGAAGTTTTTTAGCTCTTTTTTCGGCTTCGTCCCGATTTGTTTTTTTTATAAAAGCGGGAATGCAAACATTCTCCAGGGCTGTGAATTCAGGTAATAATTGATGAAACTGAAAAATAAAGCCTATATGTTCATTACGGAATTTTGCAAGTTCTTTATCAGATAAATGAGTTATTTCCTTATCATTTATGATGAGCTTGCTGGGGTTTGTTTTATCCTGATTGTCTAAAGTACCCAGTATTTGCAGTAAAGTTGTTTTTCCGGCACCCGAAGCCCCTACAATAGATATGATTTCACCTTTTTGTATATGGATATTTACCCCTTTTAATACTTCCAGTGATCCGTAAGATTTATGAATGTTTTCGGCTTTTATCATAAATTAATTTTATTGGGTGAAAGTAGTTAATTCATTAAACACTCCCAACAAATGAAGAAAAAAGTCGGGCAATATGTTATTATTTTTTATTCTTACCGACTTTATATATCTAAAATTAGTACATTGTAAGTTACGTGTGTACAAATTAAAGCTAAAAAGAATCATTCTGTTTATATTTTTAATACTTTTGTTAAACAAAAAATAGATTATGGAAGAGAGAGAATTGGAAACCGCTATTTTTGCCGGAGGATGTTTTTGGTGTACTGAAGCTGTGTTCAGCAGGATAGAAGGAGTTGAAAATGTAGTGTCAGGATATACCGGCGGAAATATAAAGAACCCTGCTTACAGGGAAATATGTACAGGAAGGACCGGACATGCTGAAGCTGTTCAAATTACTTTTGATCCGGCTAAGGTTTCATTCAGGGGTTTACTGGAAGTTTTTTTTGCAACACATAATCCTACTACCCTTAACCAACAGGGAAATGATATAGGTTCGCAATACCGGTCTGCTGTATTTTATACCAGTAAAGAACAGCAGGAACAAGCAATATCATTTATTGAAATGCTGGAAGAAGAAAAAGTTTTTGAAAATAAAATTGTGACAGAAGTTACTGAAGCAAATACTTTTTATCTTGCAGAAGATTATCATCAGGATTATTACAAATTCAATAAAGATCAACCTTATTGTGAGGTAATTATTAGTCCTAAATTAGAAAAACTGGAAAAGTATTATAAAAACAAATTGAAAAAAGCTGATGCCGTATAAAACATTTGAAGAATATAACATTAAAATAACTGATGAAGTCAGGGATCGATACAAGCGTATTATTGAAGAATTAGGTGAAGATACCGATAGGGAAGGTCTTCAAAAAACACCCGAACGTGCTGCCAAAGCCATGCAATTCCTCACACAGGGATATTATCAGGATGCTTCGGCCATTTTGAAAAGTGCTATGTTTAAAGAAGACTACAATGAAATGGTTATTGTGAAGGATATTGAACTCTATTCCTTATGTGAACATCATATTTTACCTTTTTTCGGGAAAGCACATATAGCATACATACCTAACGGCTATATTGTTGGGTTAAGCAAATTACCCCGAATTGTAGATGTTTATGCACGGAGATTACAGGTACAGGAAAGATTGACTGAACAAATTCTTGAATGTATAAATGAAACTTTAAAGCCCCGTGGGGTGGCAGTGGTTATTGAAGCTTCACATATGTGTATGATGATGAGGGGAGTGCAAAAGCAAAACTCTACAACTACTACTTCCGGATTCAGGGGGGCATTTGAAAAAATAGAAACAAGAAATGAATTTCTTAAACTTATAAGTTCCAGTTTAGATTAATTTTTGGCATCTTTATTGTTAATTATATGCTGAATAAAAAAATTAAATATGACAAAAGAAAAAGATAATAAGTATGGTAAACTGGCCATTGGCCTTATTGCAGATGCTTTGGGTTATGTTTCTTTTTTAATACCCGGGTTAGGTGAATTCACCGATGTGATTTTTGCTCCCTTATCTGCATGGTTAATGACCCGGTTATACAAAGGAAAAGCAGGCCAAATTGCCGGGGCGGTAGCTTTTATTGAAGAAATAGCTCCGGGCTTGGACATTATTCCCACCTTTACTTTAATGTGGCTTTATACGTATGTGTTTAAGGCTAAAAAAGCAGAAAAAATCCTTGAAGTATAAATAATAAAAGCTCACAATCTCGTGAGCTTTTATTTGTATGGTTAATCCCTTTGTATTAATCTTCAACATAAGGAGAACCTGCATTTTTCATGTCTTTATACAGAGTATCCATTCTGCTTTTTATCAATTCAAATTTCTGGGAAATATCTTTTAACTGATTATTTATTATATCCATACTTTTTTTGTGAGTTTCTGTGGGGCCATAAGTTGACCTGTTTAACCCGATATACAATGAAAACATTCTGTCATTAATTGTGGGTTTGGTTTTTTCGCCCACTTGTATTTTAGATTGATTGCCATTTAATTCAATATTAAGTTTTTTAATACCCTGGTGTATATTGTATAATCGTTTATCAAAATCTCCAGGTTGTGCCTGGGTATACTTTAATGCTCTTTGAAGTGCTTCTCCTCTTTGAAGTGCTTTTTCCATTTCTATATTCAAGCCACTGATTTTCCCTGTCAGCTCTTCATAGTTCCTCCAAAAACCTGCTGATTCTTCATGGGAGATACTTTCCAAAGCCCCTTTTTTCAAAGGCTTAACATTAAAAGTTATAGGATCTGACAGCAGTGTAGATTCACCATTTATTATTTGATATAAGGTAGCGGTATATTTTCCCGGTGGAGCTAAAAGCCCCTGAGGTTCTCCGTATGGAAATTCTTGTTTTTTTAGTTTAATTGCATCAGAGGCAGGGTAGCGTAAATCCCAGGCTATCCTGTGAAAGCCTGCCGTTACAGG includes:
- the msrA gene encoding peptide-methionine (S)-S-oxide reductase MsrA codes for the protein MEERELETAIFAGGCFWCTEAVFSRIEGVENVVSGYTGGNIKNPAYREICTGRTGHAEAVQITFDPAKVSFRGLLEVFFATHNPTTLNQQGNDIGSQYRSAVFYTSKEQQEQAISFIEMLEEEKVFENKIVTEVTEANTFYLAEDYHQDYYKFNKDQPYCEVIISPKLEKLEKYYKNKLKKADAV
- the folE gene encoding GTP cyclohydrolase I FolE, yielding MPYKTFEEYNIKITDEVRDRYKRIIEELGEDTDREGLQKTPERAAKAMQFLTQGYYQDASAILKSAMFKEDYNEMVIVKDIELYSLCEHHILPFFGKAHIAYIPNGYIVGLSKLPRIVDVYARRLQVQERLTEQILECINETLKPRGVAVVIEASHMCMMMRGVQKQNSTTTTSGFRGAFEKIETRNEFLKLISSSLD